From one Candidatus Neomarinimicrobiota bacterium genomic stretch:
- a CDS encoding M28 family peptidase, whose amino-acid sequence MLKKFLTTQSLIFVFFSIVFGEEAQFLSNVRQLTFEGRRAGEGYFGSSGNLMVLQSEREADNPFYQIYLMDFETGDVERISPGYGKTTCSWIHPNQQEVLFASTHGDPEARSKQKKELELRASGKERRYSWDYDEAFELYLYDRKSKNYNQLTNAIGYDAEGAISPDGNWIVFSSNRLAYSKPLSVADKKIFKVDKAFMIDIYRMKMDGSNLQQLTDSRGYDGGPFFSHNGEKICWRRFSEDGVTAEIFTMNADGSNQTQITEMGAMSWAPFFHPSGEYLIYATNIHGFGNFELYLVSANGGPPVRVTQTDRFDGLPAFSPDGETLAWTSQRTGNKQSQIFLGEWNHRAALEILNEDGVDEKEKIKTTTEQLKPMGSPAITAADLRRHVETLASPQLEGRMTGTIGEQKATQYVAEEFRRLGLEPAGENGTYFQQFNFTAGMEIEKSSTLKLDGPRKVTRRFSPKINLDWRPVTWSATGETPLKQVVWGNYGIVAPEGNGFSEYDSFVHLDVTDKWVMVLRYMPEEISPEHRQHLSRYSSLRYKAMTLRDKGAAGMIVISGPQSGVKEQLIPIRLDASTSAASLPVISASDKTAELLLCPKGGKDCKSLKKLQETLDDGSIQMGFPTSFQLSARIDLKKEKRTGRNVLAVLKSDLRNNEPPLIVGGHVDHLGKEGGSSSLAREDEKGKIHFGADDNASGVASTLEMAEWLVDQKQQGKFEMKRDIIFAAWSGEELGLLGSAHYVDQLASANHSNDLSNRFAAYLNMDMVGRYEDALVVNGVGSSSMWRREIEQRNAPIGLRLALKEDSYLPTDATSFYLKKVPILSVFTGSHSEYHSPRDTPDLLNYEGMEDITKFLGFVARGLAVTNEEPDYLEPQKPQEQSARAGLRAYLGTIPDYGEGSIPGLKISGVSKGSPADKAGLTAGDIIVELAGRKIENIYDYTYAIDAVKIGQATSIIIIRDNNKIELEIVPGSRE is encoded by the coding sequence CATTTTATCAGATTTACCTTATGGATTTTGAGACGGGGGATGTTGAGAGAATTTCGCCTGGTTACGGGAAAACAACCTGCTCATGGATACATCCAAACCAACAGGAGGTACTGTTTGCATCCACCCATGGCGACCCTGAAGCACGAAGCAAACAAAAGAAAGAGCTTGAGCTTCGGGCCTCCGGAAAAGAACGACGCTACTCTTGGGACTATGATGAAGCTTTCGAACTCTACCTTTATGATCGCAAGAGCAAAAACTACAATCAACTAACAAATGCCATAGGCTATGATGCCGAGGGTGCCATATCTCCAGATGGAAATTGGATTGTTTTCAGTTCTAACCGCCTAGCCTATTCAAAACCCCTGTCAGTGGCTGACAAGAAAATTTTCAAGGTTGATAAAGCCTTTATGATAGACATCTATAGAATGAAAATGGACGGCAGCAACCTTCAGCAATTGACAGATAGCCGCGGCTATGATGGCGGCCCGTTTTTCAGTCACAACGGCGAAAAAATCTGTTGGCGTCGGTTTTCTGAAGACGGCGTTACAGCTGAAATTTTTACGATGAACGCCGACGGCAGTAACCAGACGCAAATAACGGAGATGGGCGCTATGTCTTGGGCACCATTTTTCCACCCTTCGGGAGAGTATCTTATCTATGCCACAAACATTCACGGTTTTGGAAACTTTGAACTATATCTGGTGAGTGCCAATGGTGGCCCACCTGTACGTGTGACCCAGACAGATCGTTTTGATGGACTTCCAGCCTTCTCTCCAGATGGGGAAACCCTAGCATGGACCAGTCAAAGAACTGGCAATAAACAGTCTCAAATATTTTTGGGAGAATGGAACCATCGTGCAGCACTTGAGATTTTGAATGAGGATGGTGTGGACGAAAAAGAAAAAATCAAAACCACCACAGAACAGTTGAAACCAATGGGAAGCCCCGCAATAACCGCAGCGGACCTGCGTCGCCACGTTGAAACCTTGGCCTCACCCCAGCTTGAAGGTCGAATGACGGGCACAATAGGGGAGCAGAAAGCAACACAGTATGTGGCGGAAGAATTCCGACGCTTAGGACTTGAACCGGCTGGAGAAAATGGCACATATTTTCAGCAGTTTAACTTTACAGCTGGAATGGAGATTGAAAAAAGCAGCACACTAAAACTGGATGGCCCGCGGAAAGTTACAAGAAGATTTAGCCCTAAAATAAATTTAGACTGGCGGCCTGTTACTTGGTCTGCAACGGGTGAGACACCTTTAAAACAGGTGGTTTGGGGGAACTACGGAATTGTTGCACCAGAGGGTAATGGATTTAGCGAGTATGACTCTTTTGTTCACCTAGACGTTACAGACAAGTGGGTTATGGTCTTACGATACATGCCGGAGGAAATTTCCCCAGAGCACAGACAGCACCTGTCTAGATACAGCAGCTTAAGATATAAAGCAATGACGTTACGGGACAAAGGGGCCGCGGGTATGATTGTTATAAGTGGCCCACAGTCCGGTGTTAAGGAGCAGCTGATCCCCATACGACTTGACGCTTCAACATCGGCAGCTAGCCTACCGGTCATCTCAGCCTCCGATAAGACAGCAGAACTTCTACTATGTCCTAAGGGTGGGAAAGATTGTAAATCACTAAAGAAACTACAAGAGACACTTGATGATGGAAGTATACAGATGGGGTTCCCAACAAGCTTTCAACTTTCGGCGCGAATTGACCTTAAGAAAGAAAAACGGACAGGAAGAAACGTGCTTGCTGTCTTGAAGTCAGACCTCCGAAACAATGAACCCCCTCTGATTGTTGGTGGACACGTTGATCACCTTGGAAAAGAAGGCGGGTCCAGCTCGCTTGCACGGGAAGACGAGAAAGGAAAGATTCATTTTGGGGCAGACGATAACGCCTCTGGCGTAGCCAGCACTTTAGAGATGGCCGAATGGCTTGTGGATCAGAAACAGCAGGGAAAATTTGAGATGAAGCGGGACATCATTTTTGCAGCCTGGTCGGGAGAAGAGCTGGGATTGTTAGGCTCTGCCCATTACGTAGACCAGCTGGCATCAGCCAACCACAGTAACGACCTCTCAAACCGGTTCGCCGCCTATCTGAACATGGACATGGTGGGTCGTTATGAAGACGCCTTGGTTGTAAATGGAGTGGGATCAAGCTCCATGTGGAGGCGGGAGATTGAGCAGCGGAACGCCCCCATTGGCTTGAGATTGGCATTAAAGGAAGACAGTTACCTACCAACAGACGCAACCTCATTTTACCTGAAAAAAGTACCTATTCTTAGTGTATTTACAGGCTCACATAGCGAATATCATTCACCAAGAGATACCCCAGACCTGCTGAACTATGAGGGGATGGAAGACATTACGAAATTTCTTGGTTTTGTTGCCCGCGGACTAGCTGTAACAAACGAAGAACCAGACTATCTGGAACCGCAAAAGCCACAAGAGCAATCCGCACGGGCAGGACTACGGGCCTATCTAGGCACTATTCCTGATTATGGGGAAGGAAGCATTCCTGGGCTCAAAATTTCAGGCGTTTCCAAGGGAAGCCCAGCTGACAAGGCGGGCTTAACAGCAGGAGATATTATTGTAGAATTAGCCGGCCGGAAGATTGAAAACATTTATGATTATACCTATGCTATAGACGCTGTAAAAATTGGTCAAGCAACGTCAATTATTATTATTCGCGATAATAATAAAATTGAACTGGAAATTGTTCCGGGTTCACGCGAATAG
- a CDS encoding acyltransferase, translating into MRRHDVDWLRVLALGLLIVYHVVLSFQPWAQYIFFIQNKQSLEGLWILMGLINIWRIPLLFMVSGMGVRFAMERRNWKQLLKDRTVRILIPYVFGLFFICPISVYVAMNYFGKEAQYIPNPGHLWFLANIFFYVLLLLPFLTYLKNRPGNFIFRFLPKIFRLPFGIYFMALPLVLEAWLVNPENYPGYAHTDHGGWLGMVCFLTGFIFISLKDDFWLAVERIKQGALFVAFLLYLVRLFIFSLEGPNVLTAIESISWVLAIFGYASLSLNKPSRKLAYFSKAVYPVYIVHMPLQYFFSYYIIPLSLPAAMKLVLLLVLTFGGSLTLYEFALKRIKWVRPLFGLKL; encoded by the coding sequence ATGAGAAGACACGATGTTGACTGGCTGAGAGTCTTGGCCCTTGGGCTTTTAATTGTATACCATGTGGTGTTGAGTTTCCAACCCTGGGCCCAGTACATTTTCTTTATCCAGAACAAGCAGTCCTTGGAGGGGTTGTGGATCCTCATGGGGCTGATCAACATCTGGCGCATCCCCCTTCTGTTTATGGTTTCAGGCATGGGTGTGCGCTTTGCCATGGAGCGAAGAAACTGGAAACAGCTCCTGAAAGACCGCACCGTCCGGATTTTAATCCCCTATGTTTTTGGTCTCTTTTTCATTTGTCCCATCAGTGTATACGTTGCCATGAATTATTTCGGTAAAGAGGCTCAATATATACCTAACCCAGGCCACTTATGGTTTCTGGCCAATATTTTCTTTTATGTTTTGCTACTCCTTCCATTTCTTACTTACCTGAAAAACAGGCCGGGGAATTTCATCTTTAGATTCCTACCAAAGATTTTTCGGCTGCCCTTTGGAATTTATTTCATGGCTTTGCCTCTTGTGCTGGAAGCGTGGCTAGTGAACCCGGAGAACTATCCAGGGTATGCTCATACGGATCACGGCGGCTGGCTAGGAATGGTATGTTTTTTGACGGGATTTATATTTATTTCATTAAAAGATGATTTCTGGCTGGCGGTGGAACGTATTAAGCAAGGTGCTCTGTTCGTAGCCTTTTTACTGTATCTAGTACGACTGTTTATTTTTTCGTTAGAAGGTCCAAACGTCCTTACCGCTATTGAATCCATAAGCTGGGTGCTGGCCATTTTTGGGTATGCGTCACTGTCCCTCAATAAACCCTCTCGGAAGCTGGCCTATTTCAGCAAGGCCGTCTACCCGGTCTATATTGTTCACATGCCATTACAGTATTTCTTTTCTTACTATATCATTCCCCTATCGCTACCAGCGGCTATGAAGCTTGTTCTTCTTCTGGTGTTGACGTTTGGGGGTAGCCTAACTCTCTATGAGTTTGCTCTAAAGCGGATAAAATGGGTGCGACCCCTCTTTGGGTTAAAGCTTTAG